The segment ACCAGAGTTGTCGGCTGACGGGCCAGTCTCGCTTTTCGCTGAGCCAGTCGAGGTAGCCTTTACGATAGCGAGGTGGAAAAATCTGGACTCGATCGTCAGTGACCGCATCCATTGCCGACTGGGCCAATTGGTTCATTTTTACAAACCATTGGTCGGCCAAATAGGGTTCGATCGGTGTTTTGCTCCGATCGGAGTGAGCGAGATCGATCTGACGATCTTCGATTTCACCAAGCAAGCCTAACTCGTCCAGATCGGCGATCACTCGCTTGCGAGCTTTCTGGATTTTGTCGCCTTGGTAGGGCCCTGCGTTGGAGTTCAAAGTTCCTTCAGGATTGAGGATGTTGATCATGGGCAAATCCGCTCGCTTGCCAACTTCGTAGTCGTTAGCATCGTGAGCCGGCGTGATTTTCACGCAGCCACTCCCTAGATGAGGTTTGGCCCATTCATCGGTGATCAAGGGGATTTCTCGATTAACCAATGGCAACTGGAGCATACGTCCTGCGACTGCCATGTCTCGCAATTGGATCAGCTGCGGCAGCATCTCAACGCGCCGTTGTTGAACTTGTTCCAGCTCTGCCGCGATGCCTTCTTTATCTTTTCCCGGTGCCGTTAACAACCGTTCCTGGAGTTCTTTTTCCACCGCGTCCAGGGCGGCGGCTGGATCGGGATGAACGGCCACTGCAGTATCGCCCAACATTGTTTCCGGCCGTGTCGTGGCGATTGTTACGAATTCAGGTTCGCCGGGTTGCGGATTCAGAACCGGGTATTGGAAGTGCCAGAAATGTCCTTTGACCGTTTCATGGAATACTTCGTCGTCGCTGACGGCGGTCTGTAGAAACGTGTCCCAATTCACCAGTCGTTTGCCGCGATAGATGAGTCGTTTCTGGAATAGGTCGAAAAATGTTTGTCGAACGGCACGAGCGCAAGTCTCGTCAAGCGTGAATCGTGTTCGCTGCCAATCACAGCTACACCCCATTTGCTTTAACTGAGATAGGATCCGAGTTTCGTAGGCGTCTTTCCATTGCCAGATTCGTTCCACCAGTTGCTTGCGACCCAGATCATGCCGCGTTTTTCCTTCTTCCTCGAACAGTCTTCTTTCCACCACCGCTTGCGTGGCAATGCCAGCGTGGTCGGTGCCTGGCATCCAGAGTGCGTTAAAACCTCGCATTCGTTTATAGCGGATCAAAACGTCTTGCAGGGTGTTGTTGAGGGCGTGTCCCAGATGCAAAGCTCCCGTTACGTTCGGCGGTGGGATCACGATCGTAAACGGTTCACGTGTCGAATCGGGTTCACTGTGGAAGTAACCTTTTTGCTCCCACATCTCGGACAGCCGTTGCTGGGCTGTTTTGTAATCGAATCGTGTTGGCAGCGTTTCGGCCGAGAATTCTACGCTCATGAGTTTCTTTCATGCGACGGCGAGGCGACGCTGCGTCGGTCGCACTGCGCGGTGATATAGGGGGGGACTAGGAGGCTACCTGTTTGTCTTGCTGGGATTGCTGATTCGTTTCGTCCTTATACAGCTTGTATTCGAACGAGTCGACCAGAGCGCTCCAGCTTGCCTCGATAATGTTTTCGCTGACTCCGACCGTCCCCCAAACACTATCGTCGTCTCGACTTTCGATGAAGACGCGAATTCGGGCCGCGGTCCCTGCGTCGGTGTTGACGACGCGGACTTTGTAATCGACTAAGTGCATTGATTGAAGATTAGGAAACGCTCCGTTCAATGCTTTTCGCAAAGCCGCATCGAGAGCGTTAATTGGACCGTCACCTTCAGCGACTTCGTGCCTTAGTTCTTCACCCACATTCAATTTGATCGTGGCTTCCGTGCGAGGCGGCTCACCGGCATCACCAATCACTTCAATATGATACTTAATCCGACGAAAATGCGGATTAAACGTTTCGGCTGTTTTCTTGACTAGCAGATCAAAAGAAGCCTCAGCTGCTTCAAACTGGTAGCCTTCGTTTTCGAGCGTCACGACCCGGGCTAGAATCTTATCCATCAGATCGCGGTCGTGGTCCAATTGGTGTTTGGTCATCTTGGAAATGATATTGGATCGTCCCGACAATTCACTGACCAACACGCGGCGTTCATTTCCAACGGACTCCGGTGCGATGTGTTCATAGCTGGAGGCGTTGCGATTTACCGCATGCACATGCATGCCGCCCTTGTGAGCGAAGGCACTCGGGCCGACAAAAGCTTGGCCGCTGCGGAAATTTACGTTGGCTGTTTCGTAAACATATCGCGAGATTTCCGTCAAACGCTCGATCGCCTCTTTGCTGAGTATTCGGTAGCCTTTTTTCTTCACTGCTAAGTTAGCAATGACAGAAATTAAATCGGCGTTACCGCAACGTTCACCAAAACCGTTGATTGTTCCTTGAACCTGAACGGCCCCTGCGTCGATAGCTGCCAATGAATTGGCAACCGCCAAATCGCAATCGTTGTGGCAGTGGATCCCGATTGGGATCGAGACCGCCGCCGCTTTGCGCGTTAGCTCAGCAATCTCTTCCGGCATGCTGCCACCGTTGGTGTCGCACAAGACGATGGTCGAAGCGCCTGCCTCGGCAGCTGCTCGAATCGTTTTTTCGGCGTAGCTCGAATTGAGTTTCCAGCCATCAAAAAAGTGTTCGGCATCGTAGATTACCTCGCGCCCCGCATCGCACAGGTATTGAACGCTCTCGCCGATCATTGCCAGATTCTCTTCCAGCGTTACCCCCAAGACTTCGCGCACGTGGAATTCAGAGGTCTTGCCGACCAGGGTGATGACGGGGGATTCGGCAGCGACCAATGCCTTCATGCCAGGGTCTTCAGCGGCTTGTTTGCCGCGGCGGCGGGTCATCCCAAACGCACATGCCTTGGCATGTGAGAGAGGTTTTTTGCGTAAATGTGTGAAGTATTCGACGTCTTTTTCGTTGGAGAGCGGATAGCCACCTTCGACAAAATCGATGCCGATTGAGTCCAGTCTTCGGGCGATCAAGAGTTTGTCATGAAGTGATAGGCTGATGCCTTCGCCCTGGGACCCGTCGCGAAGCGTGGTGTCGTAGATCTGTATGTGTCGCATCGGTTGAGTTCCTCCGACCTGTTTCGGGCCGTAACGACAAAGACAAAAAAAGCCCTGTGACCGTCTGGCCTCAGGGCTGATGATTCAAAACATCCAGTCAACGCCCTCAGGCCCGCGATGATTCGCGAATCGTGCCAATCCATGGAATGCCACTAGGAATAGGGGCAACCGGGTAGAATCGGGCGTCGATCGATAGAGTGGCCGTGTACAGCATGACTCGGATAAATAAGGGCTATTCTCGCTTGATTTGTAAGAATAGGCGGTTGAAGACGTTGTGTCAATTGTGACGCTTCGGAGCTGTGAGGGCTGTTGCAGCGAAATTGTCTCCGATCGCCTACCATTCCCCCTGCGATCCCCACCGAGTTAAATAACGAGCATCTCGGCCCGTGGGAGTTTCGAGATTGGCAGGAGCTCGATTTCGCTGCTTATCGTTCCTCAGTCACGTCAAAGAGAATCAATGAAACAAGACCGGATCTACGCCAGTCCCCGA is part of the Pirellulaceae bacterium genome and harbors:
- the cimA gene encoding citramalate synthase; translation: MRHIQIYDTTLRDGSQGEGISLSLHDKLLIARRLDSIGIDFVEGGYPLSNEKDVEYFTHLRKKPLSHAKACAFGMTRRRGKQAAEDPGMKALVAAESPVITLVGKTSEFHVREVLGVTLEENLAMIGESVQYLCDAGREVIYDAEHFFDGWKLNSSYAEKTIRAAAEAGASTIVLCDTNGGSMPEEIAELTRKAAAVSIPIGIHCHNDCDLAVANSLAAIDAGAVQVQGTINGFGERCGNADLISVIANLAVKKKGYRILSKEAIERLTEISRYVYETANVNFRSGQAFVGPSAFAHKGGMHVHAVNRNASSYEHIAPESVGNERRVLVSELSGRSNIISKMTKHQLDHDRDLMDKILARVVTLENEGYQFEAAEASFDLLVKKTAETFNPHFRRIKYHIEVIGDAGEPPRTEATIKLNVGEELRHEVAEGDGPINALDAALRKALNGAFPNLQSMHLVDYKVRVVNTDAGTAARIRVFIESRDDDSVWGTVGVSENIIEASWSALVDSFEYKLYKDETNQQSQQDKQVAS